The following are encoded together in the Vigna angularis cultivar LongXiaoDou No.4 chromosome 9, ASM1680809v1, whole genome shotgun sequence genome:
- the LOC108346836 gene encoding bifunctional protein FolD 1, mitochondrial isoform X2 — MMSMMAVTWTNYLRKRLPLTIRSLHTSKAIHKSFDDQTTEVLDGKLISMEIRSRIAAKVREMKQCLGKVPGLAVILVGQRRDSQTYVRNKIMACEEVGIKSLVTELPTDCAEMDVQNVIMRFNKDPSIHGILVQLPLPQHLDEEKVLDALCLEKDVDGFHPVNMGNLAINGREPLFTPCTPMGCIELLIRSGVDIMGKKAVVIGRSNIVGLPTSLLLQRHHATVTVIHPFTENPEQITSKADIIVSAAGVPNLVRGNWIKPGATVIDVGTTPVEDSGCDDGYRLVGDVCHEEAIKVASAITPVPGGVGPMTVAMLLCNTLVSAKRILNFN; from the exons TTGATGACCAGACTACTGAAGTGCTTGATGGAAAGTTGATATCCATGGAAATCAGATCGAGAATAGCTGCTAAGGTAAGAGAAATGAAGCAATGCCTGGGAAAAGTTCCTGGGTTAGCCGTAATTTTAGTAGGCCAAAGAAGGGATTCTCAAACTTATGTTCGCAACAAGATAATGGCTTGTGAAGAAGTTGGAATCAAGTCTTTGGTGACTGAATTACCCACTGATTGTGCAGAAATGGATGTTCAAAATGTGATCATGAGATTTAACAAAGATCCATCCATTCATGGTATTCTTGTGCAACTCCCTCTACCACAA CATCTAGATGAGGAAAAGGTTCTGGATGCTTTATGTCTTGAGAAAGACGTCGATGGTTTTCATCCCGTTAATATGGGGAATCTTGCCATAAATGGAAGGGAGCCACTGTTTACTCCTTGTACTCCAATGGGCTGCATTGAGTTATTGATCAGATCAGGAGTCGATATAATGGGAAAGAAAGCCGTAGTGATCGGAAGAAGTAATATTGTTGGTTTGCCAACGTCCTTGTTATTGCAG AGACACCATGCAACAGTCACTGTTATACATCCCTTCACAGAAAACCCTGAACAGATCACCTCAAAAGCTGATATTATAGTTTCAGCTGCTGGAGTGCCTAATTTGGTCCGTGGTAACTGGATTAAGCCTGGTGCAACTGTGATTGATGTTGGTACTACTCCTGTTGAG GATTCTGGCTGTGACGATGGTTATCGTCTCGTAGGCGACGTATGCCATGAAGAAGCCATAAAAGTGGCTTCTGCTATTACTCCTGTGCCTGGCGGGGTTGGGCCTATGACAGTTGCAATGCTACTATGTAACACTCTAGTTTCTGCAAAGCGCATACTGAATTTTAATTGA